One Colius striatus isolate bColStr4 chromosome 10, bColStr4.1.hap1, whole genome shotgun sequence genomic region harbors:
- the LOC133626223 gene encoding uncharacterized protein LOC133626223 isoform X1 → MPGCICFTVVQTRGHCRQTELCPEPETQWLYPRGGHRQHLWAQAAFPLQALSGRSTGMDGTALHGSMASPACLLTKLNLNHLPRKILALGACRVCSLGAGRSQHLQPTIRASPRSGMAGLAMQRVSDLGGGRGSSWLGIPVQCCCMHSPHTPHSPTAPWAPTEGAATGTTGRAGLGLLAAAGPRCRGKQPGVQSSRPSLLWAGNCLLVGGSEGGSCGCTGTALARADDGRTATWGGQRCRMKEGTSLVCGGRGGRGRGENSWSPEENKGWHLVLRPEGEARAALAPHTPSPAWAACQKPAQPVPAPARAPPAEL, encoded by the coding sequence ATGCCTGGATGCATCTGCTTCACTGTTGTGCAGACAAGGGGGCACTGTAGACagacagagctgtgccctgagCCTGAGACCCAGTGGCTCTACCCTagaggtgggcacaggcagcacctctgggcacaggcagccTTCCCACTCCAGGCACTGTCAGGGCGGAGTACAGGGATGGATGGGACAGCATTGCATGGCAGCATGGCATCACCAGCCTGTCTGCTCACTAAGTTGAACCTCAACCATCTCCCCAGGAAAATTCTAGCCCTGGGAGCATGTCGTGTTTGCAGCCTGGGAGCTGGAAGGAGTCAGCATCTGCAGCCCACGATTAGGGCATCCCCCAGATCCGGCATGGCTGGGCTGGCGATGCAGCGTGTGTCGGACCTGGGCGGGGGCCGTGGGAGCTCATGGCTCGGCATTCccgtgcagtgctgctgcatgcACTCACCTCACacgccccacagccccacagccccatgggCCCCCACAGAAGGAGCGGCCACGGGGACCACAGGCAGGGcaggcctggggctgctggctgcGGCCGGGCCGCGGTGCCGGGGGAAGCAGCCAGGCGTGCAGAGCTCACGGCCGTCTCTCCTCTGGGCTGGTAATTGCCTGTTGGTGGGAGGCAGCgagggagggagctgtggctgcaCCGGCACGGCTCTCGCCAGGGCTGATGATGGCAGAACTGCAACCTGGGGTGGGCAGCGCTGCCGGATGAAGGAGGGAACTTCCCTGGTGTGTGGAGGCAGAGGCGGCCGCGGGAGAGGCGAAAACTCCTGGAGCCCTGAGGAGAACAAAGGCTGGCACCTCGTGCTGAGGCCTGAGGGAGAGGCCAGAGCAGCGCTGGCTCcacacacaccttcccctgCGTGGGCTGCCTGCCAGAaaccagcacagcctgtgccagccccGGCACGGGCCCCACCGGCAGAGCTCTGA